In Nocardioides sp. zg-1228, a single window of DNA contains:
- a CDS encoding A/G-specific adenine glycosylase, with protein sequence MTVPGSALHDAVLDWYDDHARELPWRGAAATPWSVMVSEFMLQQTPVARVLPVHAAWLERWPTPAALAAEPTGEAVRMWGRLGYPRRALRLHAAATAIVERHDGEVPAGYDDLLALPGVGDYTAAAIASFAFGRRHVVLDTNVRRVLARAVDGTELPAPAPTRRERDMATALLHEDEATAATWAVATMELGALVCTARQPSCDVCPIAAECRWRAAGFPAYDGPPRRGQAWAGTDRQCRGRILALAREADSVGVAQVEAAWPDAEQRERCLAGLVADGLLTQITPGRWALPG encoded by the coding sequence ATGACAGTTCCCGGCAGCGCGCTGCACGACGCCGTGCTCGACTGGTACGACGACCACGCGCGCGAGCTGCCGTGGCGCGGGGCGGCCGCCACGCCCTGGTCGGTGATGGTCAGCGAGTTCATGCTGCAGCAGACGCCGGTGGCGCGCGTCCTGCCCGTGCACGCGGCGTGGCTGGAGCGGTGGCCGACCCCGGCCGCGCTCGCCGCCGAGCCCACCGGCGAGGCGGTGCGGATGTGGGGCCGGCTGGGCTACCCGCGCCGCGCCCTGCGCCTGCACGCCGCCGCGACTGCCATCGTCGAGCGCCACGACGGCGAGGTGCCGGCCGGCTACGACGACCTGCTCGCCCTGCCCGGCGTGGGCGACTACACCGCCGCGGCGATCGCCAGCTTCGCCTTCGGTCGGCGCCACGTCGTGCTCGACACCAACGTGCGCCGAGTGCTGGCTCGCGCCGTCGACGGCACCGAGCTGCCGGCGCCCGCGCCCACCCGCCGCGAGCGGGACATGGCCACGGCCCTGCTCCACGAAGACGAGGCGACGGCCGCCACGTGGGCGGTGGCGACGATGGAGCTCGGCGCGCTCGTGTGCACTGCGCGCCAGCCCTCGTGCGACGTCTGCCCCATCGCGGCCGAGTGCCGGTGGCGCGCGGCCGGCTTCCCGGCGTACGACGGGCCGCCGCGGCGCGGGCAGGCCTGGGCGGGCACCGACCGGCAGTGCCGCGGCCGGATCCTGGCCCTGGCCCGCGAGGCCGACTCCGTGGGAGTCGCGCAGGTCGAGGCGGCCTGGCCGGACGCCGAGCAGCGCGAGCGCTGCCTGGCCGGTCTGGTCGCCGACGGCCTCCTGACGCAGATCACCCCGGGGCGTTGGGCGCTCCCGGGGTGA
- the disA gene encoding DNA integrity scanning diadenylate cyclase DisA: protein MDEQLRLRATLASIAPGTPLRDGLERILRGRTGALIVLGQDKTVDSISTGGFTLDVPFTATGLRELAKMDGAIILDKDITKVHRAAVHLMPDHTIPSEETGTRHRTAERVAKQTGHPVISVSQSMQIIAAYVGDIRHVLEDSGKILSRANQALATLERYKLRLDEVSATLSALEIEDLVTVRDVAVVAQRLEMVIRIASEIEDYVLELGTDGRLLSLQLEELVTGVDAERELVVRDYLPGGRRRPASPTSHVAELAALSPTELVDPAAVARAIGLSGAEHLDAAVAPRGYRLLAKVPRLPSAVVDRLVDHFGGLQQLLSAGIEDLQAVEGVGELRARSVREGLSRLAESSITERYI, encoded by the coding sequence ATGGACGAGCAGCTGAGGCTGCGCGCGACCCTGGCATCGATCGCACCGGGCACCCCGTTGCGCGACGGGCTCGAGCGGATCCTCCGCGGCCGCACCGGCGCCCTGATCGTGCTCGGCCAGGACAAGACGGTCGACTCCATCTCCACCGGCGGCTTCACCCTCGACGTGCCCTTCACCGCCACCGGCCTGCGCGAGCTCGCCAAGATGGACGGCGCGATCATCCTCGACAAGGACATCACCAAGGTCCACCGGGCCGCGGTCCACCTGATGCCCGACCACACCATCCCGTCCGAGGAGACCGGCACCCGCCACCGCACCGCCGAGCGCGTCGCCAAGCAGACCGGCCACCCGGTCATCTCGGTGTCGCAGTCGATGCAGATCATCGCCGCCTACGTCGGCGACATCCGCCACGTGCTGGAGGACTCCGGCAAGATCCTCTCCCGCGCCAACCAGGCGCTCGCCACGCTCGAGCGCTACAAGCTGCGCCTCGACGAGGTCTCCGCGACGCTGTCGGCGCTCGAGATCGAGGACCTGGTGACGGTGCGCGACGTGGCCGTGGTCGCCCAGCGCCTCGAGATGGTCATCCGGATCGCGAGCGAGATCGAGGACTACGTGCTCGAGCTCGGCACCGACGGCCGCCTGCTCTCGCTGCAGCTCGAGGAGCTGGTGACCGGCGTCGACGCCGAGCGCGAGCTGGTCGTGCGCGACTACCTCCCCGGCGGCCGGCGCCGCCCCGCCAGCCCCACCTCCCACGTCGCCGAGCTCGCCGCCCTGTCCCCCACCGAGCTGGTCGACCCGGCGGCCGTGGCGCGCGCGATCGGCCTCAGCGGCGCCGAGCACCTCGACGCCGCCGTCGCCCCCCGCGGCTACCGCCTCCTCGCCAAGGTGCCGCGCCTCCCCTCGGCCGTGGTCGACCGCCTCGTCGACCACTTCGGCGGTCTCCAGCAGCTGCTCTCCGCCGGCATCGAGGACCTCCAGGCGGTCGAGGGCGTAGGCGAGCTGCGCGCCCGCAGCGTGCGCGAGGGCCTCTCCCGCCTCGCCGAGTCGAGCATCACCGAGCGCTACATCTGA
- the radA gene encoding DNA repair protein RadA: MSTKTARVRSSYRCSECGWETAKWVGRCGECQAWGSVAEAGAPTMRASAGPVSTPAVPIGQVPVTESVARASGVPELDRVLGGGLVPGAAILLAGEPGVGKSTLLLEVAAQTARTRQRTLYVTGEESAAQVRLRADRTGGVHDELFLAAETDLGAVLTHIEEVRPTLIVVDSVQTIGASGIDGVPGGVTQVKEVAAALIRVAKTRNITTVLVGHVTKDGSIAGPRVLEHLVDVVLHFEGERNSRFRMLRAMKNRYGPVDEVGCFDLSSEGISAVTDPTGLFVEHHTQDVSGTCVAVTMEGRRPLLAEVQALLTPSPLERPRRTVSGVESSRVDMVLAVLQRHAGLRIAGSDTFVATVGGARLHDPAADLALAVAVASSHLGVPPPRGAVAIGEIGLAGELRRVRDLPQRVAEAARLGFRVAVVPRGRALPSERGIPSRRTVDGLQVVEVDDVVGALLTLDLTPPL, translated from the coding sequence ATGTCGACCAAGACCGCACGGGTGCGCTCCTCCTACCGCTGCTCCGAGTGCGGCTGGGAGACGGCCAAGTGGGTCGGCCGGTGCGGCGAGTGCCAGGCGTGGGGATCGGTCGCGGAGGCCGGGGCGCCCACGATGCGCGCCAGCGCCGGGCCGGTGTCGACGCCGGCGGTGCCGATCGGCCAGGTGCCGGTCACCGAGTCCGTCGCCCGCGCGAGCGGCGTCCCCGAGCTCGACCGCGTGCTCGGCGGCGGTCTCGTGCCGGGTGCGGCGATCCTGCTCGCCGGTGAGCCCGGCGTCGGCAAGAGCACGCTCCTGCTCGAGGTCGCAGCGCAGACCGCCCGCACCCGCCAGCGCACCCTCTACGTCACGGGCGAGGAGTCGGCCGCGCAGGTGCGCCTGCGCGCCGACCGCACCGGCGGCGTGCACGACGAGCTGTTCCTCGCGGCCGAGACCGACCTCGGGGCGGTGCTGACCCACATCGAGGAGGTCCGCCCCACGCTGATCGTCGTCGACTCCGTCCAGACCATCGGCGCCTCGGGCATCGACGGCGTGCCCGGCGGGGTGACCCAGGTCAAGGAGGTCGCGGCCGCGCTGATCCGGGTGGCCAAGACCCGCAACATCACCACGGTGCTCGTCGGCCACGTCACCAAGGACGGCTCGATCGCCGGGCCCCGGGTGCTCGAGCACCTCGTCGACGTGGTGCTCCACTTCGAGGGCGAGCGCAACTCCCGCTTCCGCATGCTCCGCGCCATGAAGAACCGCTACGGCCCCGTCGACGAGGTGGGCTGCTTCGACCTGTCCTCCGAGGGCATCTCGGCCGTCACCGACCCGACCGGCCTGTTCGTCGAGCACCACACCCAGGACGTCTCCGGCACCTGCGTGGCGGTGACGATGGAGGGTCGCCGCCCGCTCCTCGCGGAGGTGCAGGCGCTGCTCACCCCGTCCCCGCTGGAGCGCCCGCGGCGCACCGTGTCGGGTGTGGAGTCCTCGCGGGTCGACATGGTGCTCGCCGTCCTCCAGCGCCACGCAGGGCTGCGCATCGCCGGCAGCGACACGTTCGTGGCCACCGTCGGCGGGGCCAGGCTCCACGACCCCGCCGCCGACCTCGCCCTGGCCGTCGCCGTGGCCAGCTCGCACCTCGGCGTGCCGCCGCCCCGCGGCGCCGTCGCGATCGGCGAGATCGGCCTCGCCGGCGAGCTGCGCCGGGTACGCGACCTGCCGCAGCGCGTCGCCGAGGCCGCGCGCCTGGGCTTCCGGGTCGCGGTCGTGCCGCGCGGGCGGGCGCTGCCCAGCGAGCGGGGCATCCCCTCGCGCCGGACGGTCGACGGCCTGCAGGTGGTCGAGGTCGACGACGTGGTCGGGGCGCTGCTCACCCTCGACCTCACGCCGCCGCTCTGA
- a CDS encoding LacI family DNA-binding transcriptional regulator, with protein sequence MGRGIEHRTGGTLPVTPPTLADVAERAGVSRQTVSNAVNNPDLLRPDTLERVRQTIAELGYSPNRAARNLRTRTSSLIGLRFGPAQEGTANAAMDRFVHSLVEASEEVGYHVLLFPGDDDDPIGGYDNLLRSTAVDAFVVTDTYLGNPQAAWLSRQRAPFVAFGRPWDDDGARHVWVDVDGAAGIALATQHLIDRGHTRIAWIGWRKDSPIGEDRRSGWVRTMHANGLPTTGLASRVEDVVHSGAEAAAVLLDESRPTAFVCASDTLAMGVLHTLWIRQLAPGRDIAVVGFDDSQVAQVYPVGLTSVRQPLEDVAVEIIRTLRALLTHQPVETRGVLLEPTLAIRESS encoded by the coding sequence ATGGGGCGAGGCATCGAACACCGGACCGGGGGCACGCTGCCGGTCACGCCGCCGACCCTCGCCGACGTCGCCGAGCGGGCAGGAGTGTCGCGCCAGACGGTCTCCAACGCGGTCAACAACCCCGACCTGCTGCGTCCCGACACCCTCGAGCGGGTGCGCCAGACCATCGCCGAGCTCGGCTACTCGCCCAACCGCGCCGCGCGCAACCTCCGCACGCGTACGTCGTCGCTGATCGGCCTGCGCTTCGGCCCGGCCCAGGAGGGCACCGCCAACGCGGCGATGGACCGCTTCGTGCACTCCCTCGTCGAGGCCAGCGAGGAGGTCGGCTACCACGTCCTGCTCTTCCCCGGCGACGACGACGACCCGATCGGCGGCTACGACAACCTCCTGCGCTCCACCGCCGTCGACGCCTTCGTGGTCACCGACACCTACCTCGGCAACCCGCAGGCCGCCTGGCTGAGCCGGCAGCGGGCTCCCTTCGTCGCGTTCGGCCGGCCCTGGGACGACGACGGGGCCCGCCACGTGTGGGTCGACGTCGACGGTGCCGCCGGCATCGCACTCGCCACCCAGCACCTCATCGACCGCGGTCACACCCGCATCGCCTGGATCGGCTGGCGCAAGGACTCCCCGATCGGGGAGGACCGCCGCTCGGGCTGGGTCCGCACGATGCACGCCAACGGCCTGCCCACCACCGGCCTCGCCTCGCGGGTCGAGGACGTCGTGCACAGCGGAGCCGAGGCGGCCGCCGTCCTGCTCGACGAGTCGCGGCCCACCGCGTTCGTCTGCGCCTCCGACACCCTCGCGATGGGCGTGCTCCACACGCTCTGGATCCGCCAGCTCGCCCCCGGGCGCGACATCGCCGTGGTCGGCTTCGACGACTCGCAGGTGGCGCAGGTCTACCCGGTGGGGCTCACCTCGGTGCGGCAGCCGCTGGAGGACGTCGCGGTCGAGATCATCCGCACGCTGCGCGCCCTGCTGACCCACCAGCCGGTCGAGACGCGCGGTGTCCTCCTCGAGCCGACGCTGGCCATCCGCGAGTCGAGCTGA
- a CDS encoding class I SAM-dependent methyltransferase — protein MRVRPSPNIWNTPEVYELENRAADPHDRIATAMREIGDWAGRTVLDVGCGTGFHLPLWAGTAARVVGVEPHPPLLALARRRTRSLGTVTVLEGGAQALPLPDASVDVVHARWAYFFGPGSEPGLRELDRVVRRGGTAFVIDNDPTRSTFGGWFRRGFPEVDPTAVERFWSMHGWRRRPIDMGWSFASREDLEAVVRIELPPEAAEEALASHTGTEVDYAVNLWWRHY, from the coding sequence TTGAGGGTTCGGCCCTCCCCCAACATCTGGAACACCCCCGAGGTCTACGAGCTCGAGAACCGCGCCGCCGACCCGCACGACCGGATCGCGACGGCGATGCGCGAGATCGGCGACTGGGCCGGGCGCACGGTGCTCGACGTGGGCTGCGGCACCGGCTTCCACCTCCCCCTGTGGGCCGGCACGGCCGCGCGCGTCGTGGGCGTCGAGCCGCACCCGCCGCTCCTGGCCCTCGCCCGCCGGCGTACGCGCTCCCTCGGCACCGTCACCGTGCTCGAGGGTGGCGCCCAGGCACTGCCCCTCCCCGACGCCTCCGTCGACGTGGTGCACGCCCGGTGGGCCTACTTCTTCGGCCCCGGGTCGGAGCCGGGCCTGCGCGAGCTCGACCGGGTCGTGCGCCGCGGCGGCACCGCGTTCGTGATCGACAACGACCCCACCCGCTCGACGTTCGGCGGCTGGTTCCGGCGCGGCTTCCCCGAGGTCGACCCCACGGCGGTCGAGCGGTTCTGGTCGATGCACGGCTGGCGGCGCCGCCCGATCGACATGGGCTGGTCGTTCGCCTCGCGGGAGGACCTCGAGGCGGTCGTGCGCATCGAGCTGCCGCCCGAGGCGGCCGAGGAGGCCCTCGCCTCCCACACCGGCACCGAGGTCGACTACGCCGTCAACCTCTGGTGGCGCCACTACTAG
- a CDS encoding VOC family protein codes for MRLDHVSFAAGPDGLASTAQRIGGLLGTDFIDGGIHPRFGTRNMILPLDGDIYMEIVEVLDHPASDKAPFGQAVRARSALGGGWMGWVVSVADIAPFETRLGREAVKGNRRRPDGTELLWQQIGVNSLISDPQLPFFIQWQSAPELHPSNGATGDFALDCLEIAGDPQRVSEWLGETVDAPLEDVKVEWVAPNGTPGIVAVQLQTPQGLVRI; via the coding sequence ATGCGCCTGGACCACGTCAGCTTCGCCGCCGGACCTGATGGACTCGCCAGCACCGCCCAGCGCATCGGGGGGCTGCTCGGCACGGACTTCATCGACGGTGGCATCCACCCCCGTTTCGGCACCCGCAACATGATCCTGCCGCTGGACGGCGACATCTACATGGAGATCGTCGAGGTCCTCGACCATCCCGCCAGCGACAAGGCTCCCTTCGGCCAGGCCGTCCGTGCCCGCTCCGCCCTCGGCGGCGGCTGGATGGGCTGGGTCGTCTCCGTGGCCGACATCGCGCCGTTCGAGACCCGCCTGGGCCGCGAGGCCGTCAAGGGCAACCGTCGCCGCCCCGACGGCACGGAGCTGCTCTGGCAGCAGATCGGCGTCAACAGCCTGATCTCCGACCCCCAGCTGCCCTTCTTCATCCAGTGGCAGTCCGCCCCCGAGCTGCACCCCAGCAACGGCGCGACCGGCGACTTCGCCCTCGACTGCCTGGAGATCGCCGGCGACCCGCAGCGGGTCAGCGAGTGGCTCGGCGAGACCGTCGACGCGCCGCTGGAGGACGTCAAGGTCGAGTGGGTCGCCCCCAACGGCACCCCCGGCATCGTCGCCGTCCAGCTCCAGACGCCGCAGGGCCTGGTGCGCATTTGA
- a CDS encoding nucleotide pyrophosphatase/phosphodiesterase family protein, translating to MAHPQLLVVDLVGLTPDLLQHMPRLRRIADEGSRATLEPILPAVTCSVQSTFLTGLPPSGHGAVGNGWYFRELGEVFLWRQHNKLVEGEKVWETIRRERPDYTVANVCWWYAMGATTDWTVTPRPIYYADGKKAPDCYTRPPELHDELVGELGEFPLFTYWGPTASIASSEWIIAATRRLMPRSDLTLCYVPHLDYDLQRFGPDSPEAARAAREVDAALAPLLDDAERAGVTTLVLSEYGITRADRPVDVNRMLRRAGLLEVYTQDGMEYLDPWASRAFAVADHQVAHVYVDDPADLESVRARCAELPGVDQVLDRAAQAAYGLDHERSGDLVLVADETAWFTYYYWLDDARAPDFARGVEIHRKPGYDPAELFFDPDDRAVKLKAGLTLARKMAGLRYAMKVVPLDPSPVRGTHGRLPADPAGGPMLVCSTPGAVTGSVAATDVRDLLLELSGTS from the coding sequence GTGGCCCACCCCCAGCTGCTCGTCGTCGACCTCGTCGGCCTCACCCCCGACCTGCTCCAGCACATGCCGCGCCTGCGGCGGATCGCCGACGAGGGCTCGCGGGCGACGCTGGAGCCGATCCTGCCCGCCGTGACCTGCTCGGTGCAGTCGACGTTCCTCACCGGACTCCCGCCGTCGGGGCACGGCGCGGTCGGCAACGGGTGGTACTTCCGCGAGCTCGGCGAGGTGTTCCTGTGGCGCCAGCACAACAAGCTCGTCGAGGGCGAGAAGGTGTGGGAGACGATCCGCCGCGAGCGCCCCGACTACACCGTCGCCAACGTGTGCTGGTGGTACGCCATGGGCGCCACGACCGACTGGACGGTCACCCCGCGGCCGATCTACTACGCCGACGGCAAGAAGGCGCCCGACTGCTACACCCGCCCGCCCGAGCTGCACGACGAGCTCGTCGGCGAGCTCGGCGAGTTCCCGCTCTTCACCTACTGGGGCCCGACCGCCTCGATCGCCTCGAGCGAGTGGATCATCGCCGCCACCCGTCGGCTGATGCCGCGCAGCGACCTCACCCTCTGCTACGTCCCGCACCTCGACTACGACCTCCAGCGCTTCGGCCCCGACTCGCCCGAGGCGGCCCGGGCCGCGCGGGAGGTCGACGCGGCGCTGGCCCCGCTGCTCGACGACGCCGAGCGGGCCGGCGTCACCACGCTGGTGCTCTCCGAGTACGGCATCACGCGGGCCGACCGGCCGGTCGACGTCAACCGGATGCTGCGCCGCGCCGGGCTGCTCGAGGTCTACACCCAGGACGGCATGGAGTACCTCGACCCGTGGGCCTCGCGGGCCTTCGCGGTCGCCGACCACCAGGTCGCCCACGTCTACGTCGACGACCCGGCCGACCTGGAGTCGGTGCGCGCGAGGTGCGCCGAGCTGCCCGGCGTCGACCAGGTGCTCGACCGCGCCGCGCAGGCGGCGTACGGCCTCGACCACGAGCGCTCCGGCGACCTGGTGCTCGTGGCCGACGAGACGGCGTGGTTCACCTACTACTACTGGCTCGACGACGCCCGGGCCCCCGACTTCGCCCGGGGCGTGGAGATCCACCGCAAGCCCGGCTACGACCCGGCCGAGCTGTTCTTCGACCCCGACGACCGCGCGGTGAAGCTCAAGGCGGGGCTCACCCTCGCCAGGAAGATGGCGGGGCTGCGCTACGCCATGAAGGTCGTCCCGCTCGACCCGTCGCCGGTGCGCGGCACCCACGGCCGGCTGCCCGCGGACCCCGCCGGCGGCCCGATGCTCGTGTGCAGCACCCCGGGCGCCGTGACCGGGTCGGTGGCGGCCACCGACGTGCGCGACCTGCTGCTCGAGCTGTCCGGCACCTCTTGA
- the eboE gene encoding metabolite traffic protein EboE, whose translation MRLRHPDGTVVHLGYGTNVLPAEDVEGLIAQVGTYGDRLRRHLGTDRVGLGMWLPAAAARRLASDLDAVSRLRDAIDAHGVEIVTLNAFPYAAFQDEVVKKRVYHPTWAERARLDYTLDVARVLAALLPEDAARGSISTLPLAWRAPWLTDRQAQAELHLKALAEGLAEVEADTGRTVRVAFEPEPGCVIETTAEAVDRLDAADRERIGVCLDLCHLAVGFEDATDALARLDAAGLDVVKVQPAAALVVDDPADPRARDALTSYSEDRFLHQVRQRTGQRLAARDDLPDALGGRRPLDDGSPWRVHFHVPVHADPAPPLRNSRDELRASLAALLGGDTARTDHLEVETYTWSVLPDGAPADDDALAAGLAAELAWVRDELVGLGLTSLD comes from the coding sequence ATGAGGCTGCGCCACCCCGACGGCACCGTCGTCCACCTCGGCTACGGCACCAACGTGCTGCCCGCCGAGGACGTCGAGGGCCTCATCGCGCAGGTCGGCACCTACGGCGACCGGCTGCGCCGCCACCTCGGCACCGACCGGGTCGGCCTGGGCATGTGGCTGCCGGCCGCCGCCGCGCGACGCCTGGCCTCCGATCTCGACGCCGTCTCCCGGCTCCGCGACGCGATCGATGCGCACGGCGTCGAGATCGTCACCCTCAACGCCTTCCCCTACGCCGCCTTCCAGGACGAGGTGGTCAAGAAGCGCGTCTACCACCCGACCTGGGCGGAGCGGGCCCGGCTCGACTACACCCTCGACGTGGCGCGCGTCCTCGCCGCGCTGCTGCCCGAGGACGCCGCCCGGGGCAGCATCTCGACGCTGCCGCTGGCCTGGCGCGCCCCGTGGCTCACCGACCGGCAGGCCCAGGCCGAGCTGCACCTCAAGGCGCTCGCGGAAGGGCTGGCCGAGGTGGAGGCCGACACCGGGCGCACGGTGCGGGTCGCGTTCGAGCCCGAGCCCGGCTGCGTGATCGAGACGACCGCCGAGGCGGTCGACCGGCTCGACGCCGCCGACCGCGAGCGGATCGGCGTCTGCCTCGACCTGTGCCACCTCGCCGTCGGCTTCGAGGACGCGACCGACGCGCTTGCCCGGCTCGACGCCGCGGGCCTCGACGTGGTCAAGGTGCAGCCGGCGGCCGCCCTGGTCGTCGACGACCCGGCCGACCCGCGTGCCCGCGACGCGCTGACGTCGTACTCCGAGGACCGCTTCCTCCACCAGGTGCGCCAGCGCACCGGCCAGCGCCTCGCCGCGCGCGACGACCTGCCCGACGCACTCGGCGGGCGGCGCCCGCTCGACGACGGGTCGCCGTGGCGGGTGCACTTCCACGTGCCGGTCCACGCCGACCCCGCCCCGCCGCTGCGCAACAGCCGCGACGAGCTGCGCGCGTCCCTGGCCGCCCTCCTCGGCGGCGACACCGCCCGCACCGACCACCTCGAGGTCGAGACCTACACCTGGTCCGTCCTGCCCGACGGCGCCCCCGCCGACGACGACGCGCTCGCGGCGGGCCTCGCCGCGGAGCTCGCGTGGGTGCGCGACGAGCTGGTCGGGCTCGGCCTGACGTCCCTCGACTGA